Below is a genomic region from Myxococcus fulvus.
CGTTCACCAAGCTGGAGGTGGACGCGGAGCTGAGCGAGTTCAATCCCATCTCCAACATCGCCATGGCGGTGGGGCCGAACGACCGCATCGGCATGGTGTACTTCGTGAACAACGGGACGGCGACGGGGAGCGAGACGAACTACGATTTGCGCTACCGCGAGTTCGACGCGGGCGTGCTCGGACCCGTGGAGAAGATCGCCACCGTGCAGCGGGTGTACGGCGTGTCGGTGGCCTTCGGCGCGAACGGCCAGCCGGCGGTGTCGTACCTGGGCGGTGGACGCGACAACTCCACGTTCTGGCTGCAGAGTGATTTGGCGGTGTCCTATCGCTCGGCGGCGGGCGTGTGGACGGAGAGCATCGTCGCCACGCGCTCCAACGCGGCGGCCATCAACAACCCGCTGAGCGACGTGGGCTTCCTGGTGGGGCTCAACTCGTCCATCGTGTTCTCGGGCAGCCAGGCGCTCATCGCGTATCGCGACGGGCACAACGGCAACTTCGGGCGACAGGACTGGGAGTCGGCGGACCTGGAGATTGCGAGCGGCGGTCCTCCGTCCAGCTGGGTGTTCCGCATGGTGGCCGCGTCGGGTGACACCAAGGCGGGCTACGGCGGCCACATCGGCCTCATCATGGCGGGAACGCAGCCGGCGGTGGTGCACGACTACGTGAAGGAGGGCGCGCAGGCGACGGGCGCCGGCATCATCTTCCAGCGGCGCGCCGCGGACGGCGTGGCGTGGAGCGCTCCGGTGGAGGTCGCCACGGCGGAGAGCATCGGCAACACGCAGCTGGGCCCCTCCATGGCGTTCGACTCGGAGGCGGGCTTTGGCATCGCGGTGCAGAACCGCGGCTCCTCGTCGCGTGGCGACGTGCTGCTGTACCTGGACTGCCCGAGCCCCACCGCGACGAGCTGCAACACGAAGGGGGAGTGGTCCTCGCCGGACCCGGTGTTCGGCCGTGGCACGGGTGGCTGGTATCCGTCGCTCGCGTTCGACCCCGTGCACCACGAGCCGTCCATCGCGCACTACTTCTGCTCGTCGGAGTCGGGGAACAACGATACGGGCTGCAACCCGACCGAGGACCGGCTCCTCATCAGCACGCGCATCGGCGGCATCTGGCGCGAGACGGTGGTGGACGAGGACGGCGCGTGGTCTCCGAAGCTCGCGTACCTGTCCACGGGCAAGCGCGTGGTGCTGTACCGCCTGCCGGTGATGGCGCCGTCCAAGAAGGGTGTCCTGCGTCTGGCGGTGGAGCAATGAGGAGCGCGGTCCGCGCCCTCGCGGCGCTGACGCTCTCGGGTGTGGTCTCGGGCGCGGGGATGCTCGCGTGCGCGCGTCCGGACAATTCGTTGTCCGGCAGCGTGTCGGAGCTCTTCCCGCTCGAGGTGTCGCGGGTGGAGATCCTCCGCAACGCGGAGGCGCTGCAGGTGAGCTACTTCCGCAACAACGACCTGGATGTGGACCTGGTGGTGCGGCTCACCGTGTCCACGGAGGGGTTGGAGTTGCGGCCCGGCGCGAAGGTGAACCTGGCGGGCATGACGCCGTCGGGCGTGGCGCGCGCCACGGTGGTGCACCTCAACGCGGGGGAGCCGGCGCGCGTCTTCGCGCCGGTGGAGAAGGGTGACCTGCAGCTGGAGTCGGGCGGCAACCCCGGCGAGCAGACGCGCGGGGACTTCTCCATGTCCTTCAAGAAGGGCGAGGGCTACGGCGCCGGTCGCAGCCTGGAGGGGACGTTCTCCTCCGAGGCGCGCGACGCGGGCTTCGGGCCGGAAGAGGGCGAGCCGCTCGACGCGGGCACGCCCCCGTAGGACCGAGGTGGAGGCGACGCCCGGAGGGTCGGGCGTCGCCTCGCGCGAGGTGTGTGGTCCGCTCGCGCGTCTCAGGTCGGCGCGTCGGCCTCGAGGAGGACCGCCGCCGCGTCAGCGCCTGGCGCGAACTCCCGGTCAGCGTGCGGGAGGGCCGCCGGGCGGTCTGCCGCGGGGCACCGTCAGTGCGCCGCGCAGGTGTTGAGCGCGAGCCCCTGGGACACGCGGGCCTGGTCCACGGTGTGACGGGCGAGCGCCGAGGCGCCGCCCTCCTCGTAGATGCGCCGCGCGAGCGCCAGTGCCTCGCCGCCGTGCACCGTCAGCGTCTTGCCCGCCGCGTCCGTCACCGCCACCGCGCCGTCCGCGGCGCCCTCGGCGCGGACCAGCAGCGCGCCCGCGTCGTCGCGCACCGCCATGCCGTTCTCCAGCGGCTCGAAGTAGCGGATGACGGGCTCCTGGCCCTCGCGCTCCAGCTCCAGCTTCATCACGCCGCTCTCCGCGTCGCGCGACATGCGCAGCACGTCCGTGGGGCTCAGGCGCACCACGCGGGTGCCGTCGTCCTCTCCGTCCACGCTGCCCACGGGGTTGTTGCCGCTCCAGAACTCGATGCTGTTGATGATGAGCGCGTCGATGAGCGTGCCCAGCTGGTACACGGGCACGATGACGAGCACGAGGAACATCAGCCACTGCACGAACTTCTCGCCCGAGATGTTCTTGTTGAACTGCCAGATCTTCTGCGTGAGCTTGAAACTGCCGAAGCACCCGGTCGCGTGCATCGAGATGAAACCGGCGCACAGCACGGCGAGCCAGGGAGACGGACGCTTCATCGTGAACCCTCCTGGGGGGTGGAAGGACTGCGAAGGCAGACGCACCATGCCACGTCGGTTTTCCCCGGCACACCGCGTTCGTGGCTTCATCCGATGGACAGCACTTCCCAGCCCTCGGAGGTGCGAGGATGCGGGGGATGCCTTCCCCACGTCTGTCATCGCGAGCCTTCGTCGCGTGGCTCCTGTCCCAGCCGGTGCAGGCCGCCGAGCCCGTCGACGCCGGGACGCGCACCCAGCCCCGTGAGGCCGATGCGCCACCCGCCGCGCTCGCGTGTCTGGCCCGGTGGTATCCGGTGGTGACACCCGTGCGGCTCGACTCCGGCTGGGGCTTCTCCTTGCCGGACGGACGCTCCTTCCCGTTCGACGACGGACAGACGAAGTCGTTCGCCCGCAAGCTGGAGGCCCCGGACCTGGAGGACACGCTGTCCATTCCCTATCGCACCGGGCCCATCACGCCCGTGACACGCGAGGACGAGGACCCCGGGCGCATCCGCTTCGAGCCGCTGTTCGAGGCCACCTACGGCGCTGCCCGTGCGCAGGTGGACGTCATCCCCATCGACTTCCTGGGCCAGCGCTTGAAGGTGAACCGCCAGGTGGCGCCCGCCTTCGAGCGCGTCGGCGCCCGGCTGGCGTCACTCGTGGCGAAGGACGCCTCGCTCAAGCCCTATCTCCAGGGCGTGGGCGGCACCTTCGTCTGGCGCAACATCGCCAACACGAACCGACGCAGCGCCCACTCGTACGGCGTCTCCATCGACCTCAACGTCGCGCGCTCGCACTACTGGGAATGGCAGAAGCCCCGGTCGCCCGTGCGCTGGCGCAATTCCATCCCCCAGGCACTGGTGGACGCCTTCGAGGCGGAGGGCTTCATCTGGGGAGGCCGCTGGTACCACTACGACACGATGCACTTCGAGTACCGGCCGGAGCTGCTCGACGCCGCGTGTGCTCCGGCCCGGTGACGAGGTCAGTCGCCCTCGCTCTGCACCAGCCCGTACTTGTGCAGCAGCGAGTAGAGGTGCTTGCGGTCCAGCTCCGCCTCGCGCGCGGCGCGGGCGATGTTGCCCTTGGCGCGGCCCAACAGGCGCGTGAGGTACTCGCGCTCGAAGGCGCGGATCAACTCGTCCTTGCACACCTTGAACGGGCCGGTGAACTCGGCGGGCAGGAAGTCGCCGGCGGGGGCGGGGGGCTCGCGGGTGAACTCGCGCAGGAGCGCGTCCCCGGCCAGCTCCGGGATGTCCACCATGTGCCGCGCGCGCTCGAGCGCGTTGCGCAGCTCGCGCACGTTGCCCGGCCAGGTGTGCCCGTTGAACTGCTCGCGAATCTTCTCCGGCAGCCGCAGCCACAGGCCCTCGCCCGCGAAGGCGTCCACCAGCAGCGGGATGTCCTCCTTGCGGTCTCGCAGGGGCGGCAGGCTGACGGTGAACACGGAGAGGCGGAAGTAGAGGTCCTCGCGGAAGCGGCCCGCCTGCGTCTCGGCCCAGAGGTCCTTCTTGCTCGCGACGACGATGCGCGCGTCGAACGAGATGGGCGTGGAGGCGCCGAGCCGGCGGAACTCGCGGTCTTCAATCGCTCGCAAGAGCTTGGGCTGGAGGTCCAGCGCCAGGTCGTCGATTTCGTCGAGGAACAGCGTGCCGCCGTTGGCGCGCTCCAGACAGCCGATGCGCTGGCTGACGGCGCCGGTGAACGCGCCCTTCTCGTGGCCGAACAGCTCGCTCTCGATGAGGGAGTCGGAGACGCTGGCGCAGTCGAAGACGACGAGCGGCCCGGGCGCGCGAGGGCTCAACTTGTGGATGGCCTTGGCGGCGGCGCCCTTGCCGGAGCCCGTCTCTCCCACCAGCAGCAGCGTCGAGTCCGTGGGCGCGATGCGCTGGAGCAGGGCGAAGATCTGCCGCATCGGCAGGCTGCGGCCCACCAAATCACCCAGCCGGTCCTCCAGCGTGGGCTCCACCTGCACGGGGGCCAGCTGGGGGCTGAAGCGCAGGCGGACATCGCCCACCTCGAGCAGCGCGCCGGGCCGCAGGTACGCCTCGCGCACCTGGGCGCCGTCCAGGAAGGTGCCGTTGGTGGAGCCCAGGTCCTGGACGAGGAAGCGGTCCCCCTGGCGGCGCACCACCAGGTGGTTGCGGCTCACCGTGGGGTGGTCGATGACGACGTCGTTGTCGGCCGCCTTGCCGACGCGCAGCGCTTCGTTGGCGAGCGGGAAGACGGTGCCGGCGCGCTCGGTGTCGAGGAGGACGAGGTGGAATTGCTGCGCGGAGAGTCGCTCACCCTGGCCTCGCGCGTTGATGACGGTGTGCGAGGGGATGGGGGCTGGGGGCAGAGGGGGCATGACCGGGCGGGGATTCTAGACGGCTTCTCGTCGAGAGGTGACTTCCTGTCGGGTGGGGTTCAGGCCGCCCTCCAGGCGACCGGGCATGGTTGGAGCCCCAGGGGGCCGTGATACGACGGGCCACCCCTATGCGCTCCTCCTCCCTGCTCCTGCTGCTGGCCTCCGCCTGCGCCACCGTGCCGCGGGCTCCCACCCCCACCACCCCCGCCGAGGCGCCCCCTGGGCCCACGCGTGTCTGGAAGCAGACGCGCGCGGTGGTGGTGCGCCACGCCACGGTGCTGCCCGCCTCCGGCCCGGCCATCGAGGACGGCGCGGTGGCCTGGGTGGACGGAAAGCTGACGGCGGTGGGGCGCAACGCGGAGGTCACGAGCCCCCCGGGCGCCGAGGAGGTGGACGGCACCGGCCTCTACGTCACCCCGGGCATCATCGACGCCCACAGCCACCTGGGCGTCTACGCGTCGCCCGACTCCTTCTCCAACTCCGACGGCAACGAGGCCACCGCGCCGGTGACGGCGGAGGTCTCCGCGGAGCACTCGTTCTGGCCGCAGGACCCCGGGCTTCGCCGCGCCGCGGCGGGCGGTGTCACGTCCCTGCTGGTGCTGCCGGGCAGCGCCAACCTGATTGGCGGCCGGGGCTTCCCGGTGAAGCTGCACTTCGGTCGCTCGGCGGCGGAGGTGCGCTTCCCGGGGGCGAAGGACGCGCTGAAGATGGCGTGCGGCGAGAACCCCCGGCGCGTCTACGGCGCGGGACGCAACATGGCGCCCGCCACCCGCATGGCCAACGTGGCCGGCTACCGACAGGCCTTCGCCCAGGCCCGCGACTACATGGCCAAGCGGGACGAGTGGACGAAGAAGAAGGAGAAGAGCCCGGACGAGGCGGGGCCGGAGCCGATGCGCGATTTGAAGCTGGAGACGCTCGCGGAGGTGCTGCGCGGCAACATCCTGGTGCAGAACCACTGCTACCGCGCGGACGAGATGGAGGTGATGCTCCAGGTGGCCCAGGAGGCGGGCTACACCATCCGCGCGTTCCACCACGCGCTGGAGGCCTACAAGGTCCGCGACAGCCTGGCCGCCAAGGGCGTGGCGGTGGCGACGTGGGCGGACTGGTGGGGCTTCAAGCTGGAGGCGTGGGACGGCATCCCGGAGAACGCGGGCCTGGTGTCGCAGGCGGGCGGCAAGGCCGTCATCCACTCGGACTCCGCCTATGGCATCCAGCGGCTGAACCAGGAGGCCGGCAAGGCGATGTGGCGCGCGCGCGAGTCGGGCATCCCGATTCCGGAGGACGAGGCGCTGCGCTGGGTGACGCTGAACGCCGCGTGGGTGATGGGCGTGGAGGGCGTCACCGGCTCGCTGGAGCCGGGGAAGATGGCGGACGTGGTGCTGTGGAAGGGCCACCCGCTGAGCGTCTACGCGCGGGCCTGGCGGGTGTGGGCGGACGGCGTGGTGACGTTCGACGCGGGCTCGGGCGCGGTGGAGGCGAGCGACTTCGAGGTGGGCGAGATGGCGCAAGGCTCGGCGAAGCTGGTGGCCGCGTCCGCGCCGGTGCCGTCGCTGTCGGACCTGGGCCTCACCGAGCGCTGTGACGTGACGAAGACGCGAGAGTGCGCGCAGCCCCTGGCGCTGGGCACCGAGGCCTGCACCGTGTTCCAGGGCGTGACGGCCTTCACGGGCACCGCCTGGGTGAAGGGCGCCACGGTGGTGGTGGACGGCGGCAAGGTGTCGAGCGTGCGCCAGCAGGGTGAGGGCGGCGTGGTGCCTTCGGGTTGCCGCGCGGTGGACGGCAAGGGCCGCGTGCTGACGCCGGGGCTGGTGGACCCGCTCACGCAGCTCGGCCTGGTGGAGGTGGGCGCGGAGGTGTCGACGCAGGACGACGGGCTGCGCGGCGAGGCGGACAAGCGCGACGTGCGCGCGGCGCTGGTGTCCGCGGAGGACGTCAACCCGGTGTCCGCCGCGTTCGCGGTGGCGCGGCTGGGCGGCGTCACCAGCGCGCTGACGGTGCAGCAGGGCGGGCTCATCTCGGGACAGAGCGCGCTGGTGTCGACGGACGGCGCGGTCCGGCGCACGCCTTTGGCGATGCACATCCGCCTGGGCATCGGCGGGCGGGACGCGGTGTCGGGCTCGCGGGCGCTGGTGCTGGAGCGGCTGCGCGAGGTGCTGTCGGATGCGCGCGAGTATGGCCGGCGCAAGGGTGACTTCGAGCAGCGGCGCATGCGCGACGTGGGCGCGAGCCGGTTGGATTTGGAGGCGCTGCAGCCGGTGCTCGCGGGCAAGCTGCCGGTGGTGATGGTGGCGCAGAAGGCGTCGGACATCCGGGCCGCGCTGACGCTCGCGCGCGAGTACAACCTGAAGCTCGTCATCGCGGGGGCCAGCGAGGCGTGGCTCGTGGCGAAGGAGCTGGCGGACGCGAAGGTGCCGGTGATTCTGCAGCCCACGCAGAACCTGCCCCTGGACTTCGACCGGCTCAACAGCCGGCTGGACGCGTCGGCGCTGCTGGGCGCCGCGGGCGTGAAGGTGCTGTTCTCCGTGCTGGGCGAGCCCGGCATGGTGCGCACGCTGGCGCAGGAGGCGGGCAACGCGGTGGCGTGGGGCCTGCCGCACACCGAGGCGCTCAAGGCGATGACGTCGAACGTCGCGGACGCGCTCGAGCTGCCGGTGGGGCGGCTGGCCCCGGGCGCGACGGCGGACGTGGTGCTGTGGAACGGAGACCCGCTGGAGTCGGCCACGCGGCCCGTCGGCATGTGGCTGGCCGGACGACAGGTGCCGCTGGTCAGCCGTCAGCAGGCGCTCTTCGAGAAGCACCGCGCGCTGCCCGCGAAGTAGGCGCGGGGCCTTGCGCGGAAATTAACCACGCGGCGACCGCCCCCGAGGAGGACGGCCGCCGCGTGCCTTCATCGGGACACGAGGCGCGGGCCCGACTCAGTTCCCCTCATAGATGCCGATGACCCCCGCCACCCACTTCTTGGTGGTGGAGTCCTGGAAGCCCAGGAAGGACACCAGCATCCGCCGGCCATCGCCGGAAGCATCCGCCTGGATGTCGCTGACCCGGGACATCCCGTAGCGGCGACCGAACACGTCCAGGCCATAGTTCGCGATGTTGCCGCCCTTGAGGCGCGACAGGCCGCCGCCCCACGACGCGCCCGTCCAGATGCTGCCGTCGGACGGGTCCTTGCCGAGCGCGGACAGGTACTTGTCCACCAGCCCCGAGCCCTTGCTCATGTGTCCCAGCACCGCGCCGTTCGCGTCGATGCGCACCAGGCCGTTGCTGAAGGAGCTCAGCCACACCGTGCCGTCGTTGGCCACCACCGCGCCGGAGATGTTGTCCGGCACCCGCTCGGCGGGCGTGGAGTGCTCGGGCTTGGCGTCCAGCCACAAATCCAGCTTGTTGCTGGGGTCGTTCTCCGAGCCCGTCTGCGCGCGCCAGAAGTTGCCGCCCAGCGTGCCGTAGCGGAAGCGCGTGGTGCGGTCCGAGCCGCCGAACCAGACGTCGCCGCCCGGGTCCACCGCCACGCCGTAGTACGCGTCCGTCAGCAGGACAGGGCGGCCGTTGGCGTCCAGCGCGTTGATGGCCGGGTGCACGTGCTCGAACACGCCGGTGCAGTTGAGCTGGCCGTTGCACATGGGCGCGCCCTGGAACTCCGCGTTGCCGCGCGCGAAGCCGTGGTTGCCGCCGAACCAGATGCTGTTGGTGCCCTTGTCGTAGCGCAGCCGCAGGATGTTGCAGAGCTTCTCGCGCCCGCGGCGCTCCGCGGCCACCACGTTGGGGCCGGAGAAGATGTCGTAGTGGACCACGTCCAGCGTGCCGTCGCCGTTGAGCGACACCTTGTCCGCGTCACCGCTCTTGTAGCGCGCGGGGTCGGGGCTGGGGCCGTCCCAGTTGTTCTCGCAGTGCTCGGAGCCCTTGCCGGGCATGCCCTCGTAGCCGACGAAGACGGTGCCCGCCTTGCCGCCCGCCACGGAGATGACCTTCAGGTACTTGGCGCCCGGCGGCGTGCTGCCGTCGTCCATGTACCCGTACGGACGCAGGCCGTCCTCCATGCCGTAGCGCACGAAGCGCTCCGCGCCGCGCTTGAGCAGGAACAGGCCCTCCTCGCCGCCGGCCACCCAGATGTTGCCCGCCTCGTCGGCGCTCACGCCGTACACGGTGAGCGGGCCGCCCTGGTCCGCGCCGTAGAAGCGCCAGCCGGGCGCCGAGGGCAGCGGGGGAATCTCCGCGTCCGCGCGCGGGTCTGGCGTCGGGCCGCCGTCCGGCGTCCCGGCATCCGGCTCGGTAGGAGTGCCCGCGTCGGGGTCGGTGGGTGTGCCCGCGTCGGGGTCCGTGGGCTCGCCACCCCCGCCGTCCGGCGTGCCCGCGTCCGTCCCATCCGAGGGGCCCGGACGCTCGGGCGGAGGGCCCGGGTCGTCCATGCCTGGGTTGTCCTGCTGCGACTCGTCGCTGCTCTTGGAGTCGCAACCCGCCACGGTCCACATCGCGCCCGCCATGAAGAGCGCACCCGCCCAGCGCCATCCCCGCGTCATCCGCATCCACCCCGCGAAACACGGACCGCCCCGGATGGGCGACCGTCGTCCGGGCTCCTGCATCGCAAGGCCGATGCCAGGGTTTACCGGCACTCCAAGCCGCCCTTCGTCCGCTCCCGGACAGCGGATGGGCAATCGGCTGCCCTGCCAGGGCAAGTCGCTGTCCCGAAGACCCCAGCAAACGTGCTAGTGGCTTCCAGTCATGGGTGGGAACGACGCGCGAGGTCGCACACCGCTGTCCTTGGTGGGCCAGGAGCCGGACCTCCTCTTCTACACACGGCAGGCGGCCGAGCACGGGGCGCCAGTGTTGGTCCTGGGCGCCGCCAACGGCCGGGTGGTCTGGGCCCTGGCCGAGCACGGCTACACCGCGGTGGGCGTGGACCCCTCCGAGGTGATGATCCGCTCCGCCGAGGAGCGCCGCGCCTCGGAGCCCGCGGAGGTCTCCAACCGCGCCCGCTTCCTCGTCGCGGACCCCAGGGCGCTGCGGATGCCAGACCGCTTCCCGCTGGTGCTCGCCCCGCAGCACGCGCTGGGGTTGATGCCGGGCAATGATGACCTGGAGGCGTTCCTCACGACGGTGCGCCACCACCTCACGCCCGACGGCACCTTCGTCTACGACGTGCTCAACACGCCGCGCGAGCCGGTGCTCCCGCGCGATGACGAAGAGCCCAACGCGGGCCTGGAGCCGCGCCGTCCGCTGTTCGCCCTGCACCTGCGCGAGCGCAAGCAGCCGGGCGTGCCCAGCCCCATCCGCCGGCTCAAGCTGCGGCACTTCTCGCCCCAGGAGCTGGACGCGGCCCTTGCCTCCGCGGGCTTCATCCCGCGCGAGCGCTATGGGCGCTTCGACGGCAAGCCCTTCGACCTGGAGGACTCGCGCCACATCGGCGTCGCGGGGCCGTGAGCCCCACGGCTACTTCTCGAAGCGGTAGCCCAGGCCCCGGACGGTGACGAAGTGGCGGGGCTCCTCGGGGTTCGGCTCGAACTTCAGGCGCAGCTGGCGCATGAAGTTGTCCACCGTGCGCGCGCTGCCCTCGTAGTGGTAGCCCCACGCGCCGGACAGGAGCTCCTCGCGGGTGAAGGTGCGCTCCGGGTGCGCCAGGAAGTGCGCCAGCAGCTTGAACTCCTGCGCCGTGAGCTCCACGGCCGCGCCGCGCCGGGCCACGGTGCGCGCGTTCATGTCCACGCTGACGTCGCCGAACGTCACCGGCGGCGCGCCCCCTGGCGTCGGGTAGCGTCGGCGCAGCACGGCCTTGATGCGCGCCAGCAGCTCCTGGAGGCCGAAGGGCTTCACCACGTAGTCGTCCGCGCCCAGGTTGAGGCCCAGGATCTTGTCGGTCTCCATGCCCTTGGCGGAGAGGACGACGACGGGCGTGTCCCGGCCGCGCTGGCGCAGCTCCTTGAGCAGCTCGAAGCCGTTGAGCTCCGGGAGCATCAAATCCAACACCATCAGGTCCGGGTTGTCGTCCAGCGCGCGCTGCAGGCCGGTGCGGCCGTCCTGGGCCTGGAGCACCTCGTAGCCCTCGAAGCGCAGGTTCATGGAGAGGCCGGTGAGGATGGACAAGTCATCCTCCACCACCAGGATGCGCCGCGTCGTGTCGCTCATGCCTTCTGCACCGGAAGGTGGATGGTGAACCGGCTGCCTCGGCCCAGCTCGCTCTTCACGCCGATGCGTCCGCCGTGCGCTTCGATGATACGCCGGGCGATGGCCAGCCCCAGCCCGCTGCCCTCCGTCTTTCGCGTCAGCAGGTTGTCCACCCGGTAGAAGCGCTCGAAGATGCGCTTGCGTTCCTTCGGAGCGATTCCCACGCCGTTGTCCTCCACCGTCAAATCAATCCACCGGCCGGAGCGGTGCGCGCTCAGCTGGATGCGCCGGTCCGTGGGCCCGCTGTACTTGTAGGCATTCTGCAGCAGGTTGAGCAGCGCGCCCGCGACGGCTTCCTTGTCCACGTCCACGCGCGGCAAGTCGTCGGCCACGTCCACCTTCAGGTCCACGCCGCCCTCCAGCCGCTGGGCGCGGAAGGCGGACACGGCGGTGTCCACCACGTCCATCACCGGCAGGGGCTCGCGCTGGTACACCTTGCGTCCACCCTCGATGCGCGACCAGTCCAGCACCCGCTCGATGAAGATGGACAACCGCTCCGTCT
It encodes:
- a CDS encoding DUF3332 domain-containing protein gives rise to the protein MKRPSPWLAVLCAGFISMHATGCFGSFKLTQKIWQFNKNISGEKFVQWLMFLVLVIVPVYQLGTLIDALIINSIEFWSGNNPVGSVDGEDDGTRVVRLSPTDVLRMSRDAESGVMKLELEREGQEPVIRYFEPLENGMAVRDDAGALLVRAEGAADGAVAVTDAAGKTLTVHGGEALALARRIYEEGGASALARHTVDQARVSQGLALNTCAAH
- a CDS encoding M15 family metallopeptidase gives rise to the protein MPSPRLSSRAFVAWLLSQPVQAAEPVDAGTRTQPREADAPPAALACLARWYPVVTPVRLDSGWGFSLPDGRSFPFDDGQTKSFARKLEAPDLEDTLSIPYRTGPITPVTREDEDPGRIRFEPLFEATYGAARAQVDVIPIDFLGQRLKVNRQVAPAFERVGARLASLVAKDASLKPYLQGVGGTFVWRNIANTNRRSAHSYGVSIDLNVARSHYWEWQKPRSPVRWRNSIPQALVDAFEAEGFIWGGRWYHYDTMHFEYRPELLDAACAPAR
- a CDS encoding sigma 54-interacting transcriptional regulator; amino-acid sequence: MPPLPPAPIPSHTVINARGQGERLSAQQFHLVLLDTERAGTVFPLANEALRVGKAADNDVVIDHPTVSRNHLVVRRQGDRFLVQDLGSTNGTFLDGAQVREAYLRPGALLEVGDVRLRFSPQLAPVQVEPTLEDRLGDLVGRSLPMRQIFALLQRIAPTDSTLLLVGETGSGKGAAAKAIHKLSPRAPGPLVVFDCASVSDSLIESELFGHEKGAFTGAVSQRIGCLERANGGTLFLDEIDDLALDLQPKLLRAIEDREFRRLGASTPISFDARIVVASKKDLWAETQAGRFREDLYFRLSVFTVSLPPLRDRKEDIPLLVDAFAGEGLWLRLPEKIREQFNGHTWPGNVRELRNALERARHMVDIPELAGDALLREFTREPPAPAGDFLPAEFTGPFKVCKDELIRAFEREYLTRLLGRAKGNIARAAREAELDRKHLYSLLHKYGLVQSEGD
- a CDS encoding amidohydrolase family protein; protein product: MRSSSLLLLLASACATVPRAPTPTTPAEAPPGPTRVWKQTRAVVVRHATVLPASGPAIEDGAVAWVDGKLTAVGRNAEVTSPPGAEEVDGTGLYVTPGIIDAHSHLGVYASPDSFSNSDGNEATAPVTAEVSAEHSFWPQDPGLRRAAAGGVTSLLVLPGSANLIGGRGFPVKLHFGRSAAEVRFPGAKDALKMACGENPRRVYGAGRNMAPATRMANVAGYRQAFAQARDYMAKRDEWTKKKEKSPDEAGPEPMRDLKLETLAEVLRGNILVQNHCYRADEMEVMLQVAQEAGYTIRAFHHALEAYKVRDSLAAKGVAVATWADWWGFKLEAWDGIPENAGLVSQAGGKAVIHSDSAYGIQRLNQEAGKAMWRARESGIPIPEDEALRWVTLNAAWVMGVEGVTGSLEPGKMADVVLWKGHPLSVYARAWRVWADGVVTFDAGSGAVEASDFEVGEMAQGSAKLVAASAPVPSLSDLGLTERCDVTKTRECAQPLALGTEACTVFQGVTAFTGTAWVKGATVVVDGGKVSSVRQQGEGGVVPSGCRAVDGKGRVLTPGLVDPLTQLGLVEVGAEVSTQDDGLRGEADKRDVRAALVSAEDVNPVSAAFAVARLGGVTSALTVQQGGLISGQSALVSTDGAVRRTPLAMHIRLGIGGRDAVSGSRALVLERLREVLSDAREYGRRKGDFEQRRMRDVGASRLDLEALQPVLAGKLPVVMVAQKASDIRAALTLAREYNLKLVIAGASEAWLVAKELADAKVPVILQPTQNLPLDFDRLNSRLDASALLGAAGVKVLFSVLGEPGMVRTLAQEAGNAVAWGLPHTEALKAMTSNVADALELPVGRLAPGATADVVLWNGDPLESATRPVGMWLAGRQVPLVSRQQALFEKHRALPAK
- a CDS encoding class I SAM-dependent methyltransferase is translated as MGGNDARGRTPLSLVGQEPDLLFYTRQAAEHGAPVLVLGAANGRVVWALAEHGYTAVGVDPSEVMIRSAEERRASEPAEVSNRARFLVADPRALRMPDRFPLVLAPQHALGLMPGNDDLEAFLTTVRHHLTPDGTFVYDVLNTPREPVLPRDDEEPNAGLEPRRPLFALHLRERKQPGVPSPIRRLKLRHFSPQELDAALASAGFIPRERYGRFDGKPFDLEDSRHIGVAGP
- a CDS encoding response regulator transcription factor; its protein translation is MSDTTRRILVVEDDLSILTGLSMNLRFEGYEVLQAQDGRTGLQRALDDNPDLMVLDLMLPELNGFELLKELRQRGRDTPVVVLSAKGMETDKILGLNLGADDYVVKPFGLQELLARIKAVLRRRYPTPGGAPPVTFGDVSVDMNARTVARRGAAVELTAQEFKLLAHFLAHPERTFTREELLSGAWGYHYEGSARTVDNFMRQLRLKFEPNPEEPRHFVTVRGLGYRFEK